One segment of Drosophila ananassae strain 14024-0371.13 chromosome 3R, ASM1763931v2, whole genome shotgun sequence DNA contains the following:
- the LOC6497581 gene encoding proteasome subunit alpha type-3 has protein sequence MSSNGTGYDLSASQFSPDGRVFQIEYATKAVAKSGTVIGLRGKDCVVLAVEKIICSKLYEDDAGGRLFTIERNIGMAIAGLLADGNFIADIARQEAANYRQQYEHTIPLEQLCERVSGYMHAYTLYSAVRPFGLTVIFGSWDEMQGPQLYKIEPSGSFYGYFCCASGKAKQQAKTEMDKLRFNMKAEELIKSAGEIIYKIHDELKDKDFRFEMGVVGKETNGQHCINPSVYTEMARNAGDAASKEEDSDNEIN, from the coding sequence ATGAGTTCTAACGGCACCGGTTACGACTTGTCTGCCTCGCAATTCTCCCCGGATGGACGCGTCTTCCAGATCGAGTACGCCACCAAGGCGGTGGCTAAGAGCGGCACCGTCATCGGTCTGCGGGGCAAAGACTGCGTGGTCCTAGCTGTGGAGAAGATCATCTGCAGCAAGTTGTACGAGGACGATGCTGGTGGACGCCTGTTCACGATTGAAAGGAATATCGGAATGGCTATAGCCGGGCTATTGGCCGATGGAAACTTTATTGCTGACATTGCCCGCCAGGAGGCGGCCAACTATCGTCAACAATACGAACACACCATCCCATTGGAGCAACTGTGCGAACGGGTTTCCGGCTACATGCACGCATACACTCTATACAGCGCCGTCCGGCCCTTCGGACTTACCGTCATTTTCGGCTCCTGGGACGAGATGCAGGGACCCCAGCTGTACAAGATTGAGCCCTCTGGTTCCTTCTACGGTTACTTTTGTTGCGCCAGCGGAAAAGCCAAGCAACAGGCCAAGACGGAGATGGACAAGTTGAGGTTCAACATGAAAGCGGAAGAACTCATCAAAAGCGCCGGCGAAATCATCTACAAGATTCATGACGAGCTAAAGGACAAGGACTTCCGATTCGAAATGGGTGTTGTGGGCAAGGAAACGAACGGCCAACATTGCATTAATCCTAGCGTCTATACTGAGATGGCCAGGAACGCCGGTGATGCCGCCAGCAAGGAGGAAGATAGCGACAATGAGATTAATTAA
- the LOC6497580 gene encoding uncharacterized protein LOC6497580, whose translation MMAGSVHNTRMLRFLLVLIVVILTIFIYASYSATGNLTPNHIHPAASPPQQLIANNPGQQILQTANNSTDKEYGHRQAAKETASGKIVSIKAAEIHEIHRKHSQHRLPTIDEDALLDGGSAGASPQVGGPELTPNIMAEELLEEQQYGQSVDGVTGNINSSTNNNINNNNINSVGNNTGDTLLVKQSVPVPQQQQPPQSPSQSQSQSQPQAQAPQPDAEILIPTSNLQKFIENADKILKNITSNSSTGNGASAAAAGNDQNTEKGNQPEVVQMNLADGRLEVFEAESEKKEQPPPSKAIQEIKDTKGDAKLEKSEKPPAPIVRTTKGGAGSKSPAKQPGAPVDPSKGVPTEQLYEPGHLDDEIDAERICPKEGKFIKLLVLISSAMSHEAARMSIRQTWMHYGTRRDVGMAFVLGRGNNDTLNKALTQENFIYGDLIRGNFIDSYNNLTLKTISTLEWAYLHCPQAKYVLKTDDDMFINVPKLLAFLDKHKDKRTIYGRLAKKWKPIRNKKSKYYVSVDQFAAGVFPSFTTGPAYVLTGDIVHELYVRSLKTVYLKLEDVFTTGIVAQALGIKRLQANEFVNRRISFNPCNIRNAISVHMIKSNEQFDLWKKLLDQTTKCK comes from the exons ATGATGGCCGGCAGTGTGCACAACACGCGCATGCTGCGCTTCCTCTTGGTCCTCATCGTGGTGATACTCACTATTTTCATCTACGCCTCGTACTCGGCGACGGGGAATCTAACGCCGAACCACATCCACCCGGCCGCCTCGCCTCCTCAGCAACTCATCGCCAACAATCCCGGCCAGCAAATACTCCAGACCGCCAACAACAGCACCGACAAGGAGTACGGCCACCGGCAGGCTGCCAAGGAGACTGCCAGTGGCAAGATAGTCAGCATAAAGGCGGCGGAGATCCATGAGATTCATCGAAAACACTCGCAGCACCGGCTACCCACAATCGACGAGGATGCCCTGCTGGATGGTGGCTCTGCCGGAGCCAGTCCCCAGGTGGGAGGCCCCGAGCTGACGCCCAACATCATGGCGGAGGAGCTGCTGGAGGAGCAGCAGTACGGCCAAAGCGTTGATGGCGTTACCG GTAACATCAACAgcagcaccaacaacaacatcaacaacaacaatatcaACAGCGTTGGCAACAACACTGGCGACACGTTGCTTGTGAAACAATCAGTTCCTGTcccacaacaacagcaaccacCTCAGTCCCCAtcccagtcgcagtcgcagtcacAACCGCAGGCCCAAGCCCCACAACCCGACGCAGAGATTCTCATTCCCACTTCCAATTTGCAAAAGTTCATCGAGAACGCCGATAAGATTCTGAAGAACATCACCTCCAACAGTAGCACGGGCAATGGAGCTTCAGCAGCCGCTGCAGGAAATGACCAGAATACAG AGAAGGGCAATCAACCGGAGGTGGTGCAAATGAACTTGGCGGACGGCAGGCTGGAGGTCTTTGAGGCCGAGTCCGAGAAGAAGGAGCAACCGCCGCCGTCAAAGGCGATCCAGGAGATCAAGGATACGAAGGGCGATGCAAAGTTAGAGAAGTCCGAGAAACCACCGGCGCCCATTGTGCGGACAACGAAGGGCGGCGCTGGCAGCAAGAGTCCGGCCAAACAGCCCGGTGCTCCAGTGGATCCGTCGAAGGGAGTGCCCACCGAGCAGCTATACGAGCCAGGTCACCTGGACGACGAGATCGATGCAGAGCGCATTTGCCCGAAGGAGGGAAAGTTTATCAAGCTCCTGGTTCTCATCAGCTCCGCCATGTCACACGAGGCGGCTAGGATGTCCATACGACAGACCTGGATGCACTACGGCACAAGGCGGGACGTGGGAATGGCCTTCGTCCTCGGACGGGGCAACAATGATACTCTTAACAAGGCCCTAACCCAGGAGAACTTCATATACGGAGATCTGATACGGGGCAACTTCATCGATTCCTACAACAATCTAACATTGAAAACGATCTCGACGTTAGAGTGGGCGTATCTGCACTGTCCGCAGGCCAAGTACGTACTGAAAACCGATGACGACATGTTCATCAATGTGCCGAAGCTGCTGGCCTTCCTCGACAAGCACAAGGACAAGCGGACCATATACGGACGGTTGGCCAAGAAGTGGAAGCCCATACGTAACAAAAAGTCCAAGTACTACGTGTCCGTGGATCAGTTTGCGGCGGGCGTGTTTCCATCGTTCACGACAGGACCTGCCTATGTCCTCACCGGGGACATTGTGCACGAGCTGTACGTGCGATCGCTGAAGACCGTCTACCTGAAGCTGGAGGATGTCTTCACCACGGGCATCGTGGCCCAGGCACTGGGCATCAAACGGCTGCAGGCCAACGAGTTCGTTAACCGGCGCATCTCGTTCAATCCCTGCAACATCCGCAACGCGATCAGCGTGCACATGATCAAGTCAAACGAACAATTCGATCTGTGGAAGAAGCTGCTGGACCAGACCACCAAGTGTAAATAG